The proteins below come from a single Papaver somniferum cultivar HN1 chromosome 11, ASM357369v1, whole genome shotgun sequence genomic window:
- the LOC113324154 gene encoding uncharacterized protein LOC113324154: MTASLSPQPLSTLAPARAHEGSSIVTICSSPDDVVAKNEQAANSVVINAAAKASHWSELSSLALGISPPKTDSESFQISKRDKLITIESAEFRRCLLQTAMFCKSEQIIDDLKEQVSKLTAEANDAAKLRAKNEELKALNRKRTSEWYDFEFAVKDTRDECVALKAQVTQLKNDRLRLNDQVMGLQVTKSGWRTRSDQHSSVSGQLSRALEVSNMLNRALLDENRTLSDDNRGLKYNMLSIDDAYHRLQQDHNMLENSLQSHKEVVNDLASKLVKLSEEKDEARQSKDKALKDLRLLQDVNHQHVVSRDLCVIVSQNEEEVVVLKKKLAISHEEMVEAHRERDSSSKQLSMVSRLFFVDGDVKRYSKVTQQRVNEETQLAVNWVCKNHGLPHEEYPQFPVSDNEKDEDCNANISLGEHIDDGESGPVDAGDVEKEKNRSQTGGGGIANKQSTEGADSLVQTI, translated from the exons ATGACCGCTAGTCTTTCCCCTCAACCTCTTTCTACGCTTGCTCCTGCTCGTGCCCATGAAGGATCATCTATAGTAACAATATGTTCTTCTCCGGATGATGTCGTCGCGAAAAATGAGCAGGCTGCAAATTCTGTTGTTATCAACGCGGCTGCCAAAGCTTCTCATTGGTCCGAGTTGTCTTCTCTCGCACTTGGTATTTCGCCTCCAAAAACCGATTCTGAGTCATTCCAAATTTCCAAGCGCGATAAGCTTATCACTATTGAGTCTGCG GAATTTCGTCGTTGTTTGCTTCAGACTGCAATGTTCTGCAAGTCTGAACAAATTATCGACGATTTGAAGGAGCAGGTATCCAAGCTAACTGCTGAAGCGAATGATGCTGCTAAGCTTCGCGCGAAGAATGAGGAGCTTAAAG CTCTAAACCGGAAACGTACATCCGAATGGTATGACTTTGAATTCGCCGTGAAGGATACCAGAGACGAATGTGTCGCCTTGAAGGCTCAGGTTACTCAGTTGAAGAATGACCGTTTGCGTTTAAATGATCAAGTAATGGGACTCCAGGTTACTAAATCTGGTTGGCGTACTCGGTCGGATCAACACAGTTCTGTGTCTGGTCAACTTTCCAGGGCTCTAGAGGTGTCCAATATGCTGAATCGCGCTCTTCTTGACGAGAATCGAACTTTGTCTGATGACAATCGCGGTTTGAAATATAATATGCTTTCTATTGATGACGCGTATCATAGGCTTCAACAAGATCATAATATGTTAGAAAATTCTCTTCAATCTCATAAGGAAGTAGTTAATGATTTAGCGTCGAAGTTGGTAAAATTATCGGAAGAAAAAGATGAAGCCCGCCAAAGTAAAGATAAGGCGTTGAAGGATCTTCGGTTACTTCAAGATGTTAACCATCAACATGTAGTTTCGCGTGACCTTTGTGTAATTGTTTCACAGAATGAAG AGGAGGTTGTCGTACTGAAGAAGAAGCTTGCGATTTCCCATGAGGAGATGGTTGAGGCTCATAGAGAGCGAGATTCTTCTTCTAAGCAATTATCCATGGTTTCTCGTTTG TTTTTCGTGGATGGGGATGTTAAGAGGTATTCCAAGGTGACACAACAACGCGTGAATGAGGAGACTCAGCTCGCAGTtaattgggtttgcaaaaaccATGGGCTCCCACACGAAGAATATCCTCAGTTTCCTGTTAGCGAtaatgaaaaagatgaagattGTAACGCAAACATATCTTTAGGCGAACACATTGATGATGGGGAATCTGGTCCTGTTGATGCTGGTGatgttgagaaagaaaaaaatcgtTCACAGACTGGAGGTGGTGGTATCGCGAACAAGCAATCCACTGAAGGTGCTGATTCTTTGGTGCAAACTATCTAG
- the LOC113324155 gene encoding omega-hydroxypalmitate O-feruloyl transferase-like, whose protein sequence is MEKARNKTTFGSGLIVKIKGETMVPPAEETPKDLHFLSNLDTRVHMIDTIYFFNETTDVGRLDAAEIIKDGLGKVLVHYYPVAGRIIKNEKGKFMVHCTGEGALFVDAEANLTLDEMGDFTKPDPATYGKLVYGHLDQRNILLNPLVVAQVTKFKCGGFVLGLSMNHAMADGTSTVEFMRSWDIVDVFNTKAIFEQEMLITKSFIFHRENLEKRKKKAMEDGVLRRCSSFEVLTALMWRARTQSLRYNPDQQVRLLFVVDVRSRLDPKLPKGYFGNAFLLMNCQCSVSEMLDSPLSSIIERIQRSMKMVTDEYVKSTIDFLEEPKGTLPHSSTVFLSAWSNLGYIIVWILDGENRFSQALPRYL, encoded by the exons ATGGAGAAAGCAAGGAACAAAACAACTTTCGGCAGTGGATTAATTGTCAAGATTAAAGGAGAAACAATGGTTCCTCCAGCAGAGGAGACACCTAAAGATTTGCATTTCTTGTCTAACCTCGACACCAGGGTGCATATGATAGACACTATTTACTTTTTTAACGAAACAACCGATGTTGGCAGATTGGATGCAGCTGAAATCATTAAAGATGGTTTAGGAAAAGTACTTGTTCACTACTATCCTGTGGCTGGACGGATCATAAAGAATGAAAAGGGCAAGTTTATGGTTCATTGCACAGGTGAAGGCGCTCTTTTCGTTGATGCAGAGGCCAACCTTACGTTGGACGAAATGGGCGACTTCACGAAACCTGATCCTGCTACTTACGGGAAACTTGTTTATGGCCATCTTGATCAAAGAAACATACTACTAAAtcctctagttgtggctcag GTGACCAAGTTCAAGTGTGGAGGGTTCGTTCTTGGATTAAGTATGAATCATGCTATGGCCGATGGAACCAGTACAGTGGAGTTTATGAGGTCATGGG ACATCGTAGACGTATTCAACACTAAGGCTATCTTCGAACAAGAAATGCTTATTACCAAGTCTTTTATTTTTCACCGTGAGAATCTTGAAAAACGTAAGAAAAAAGCTATGGAGGATGGGGTTCTACGAAGGTGTAGTAGTTTCGAAGTACTTACAGCTTTGATGTGGAGAGCTCGAACTCAATCGTTGAGATATAATCCTGATCAACAAGTAAGACTACTCTTTGTGGTTGATGTACGGTCTAGACTAGACCCAAAGCTACCAAAAGGTTACTTTGGCAATGCATTCTTGCTGATGAATTGTCAGTGTAGCGTGAGTGAGATGCTAGACAGCCCACTGTCATCGATAATAGAACGAATCCAAAGATCTATGAAGATGGTTACAGATGAATATGTGAAATCAACCATAGATTTCTTAGAAGAGCCAAAAGGAACTCTACCTCACAGTTCTACAGTATTTTTAAGTGCTTGGTCTAATCTTGGATATATAATAGTATGGATTTTGGATGGGGAAAACCGTTTTTCGCAGGCCCTCCCACGTTACCTATAA
- the LOC113320857 gene encoding uncharacterized protein LOC113320857: MNHPRQRGGKSNRGRPGGWQNTQWVPCNKKVDTSSTSKDNSSSTDGSPLYVETRPEDAGRKVSEDSAGIEQLSNSERHQHTRDFNANSVPEVHHDDGHGHDRFSMVDPSATKGKGSCSNSWDSLKDSAGNERPSSAKRHQSPKAPSSLLSDGSSLPIDVSSFSVHVSEADNLYNTGNHQNGPDGNHQNGPEKPENKIPGVRLDICKVKSAGAVTLKPSVYAKNREIRKASLQKSSEILRPGMVLLKNHINHAEQMKIIKVCRDLGLGAGGFYKPCFGNGGKMNLQMMCLGMDWDPERKVYDYRRSVDDAIPPSVPDEFKQIVKRAVTESHALIKEKHKKCNPADVIPSMQPDICIINFYSKTGTLGLHQDKDETEESLDKGLPVVSISIGDSAEFLYGEHGDVEGANKVILESGDVLIFGGKSRHIFHGVKSILPDTAPKALVAEANLRPGRLNLTFRKY; this comes from the exons ATGAATCATCCCAGACAAAGAGGCGGAAAAAGTAATAGAGGAAGGCCAGGAGGCTGGCAAAATACGCAATGGGTACCATGCAAT AAAAAGGTTGATACATCATCTACTAGCAAGGATAATTCCTCTTCTACTGATGGAAGTCCTTTATATGTGGAAACAAGACCAGAAGATGCAGGGCGGAAAGTTTCTGAAGATTCAGCTGGAATTGAGCAATTATCAAATTCTGAAAGACATCAGCATACAAGAGACTTTAATGCCAATTCAGTACCTGAAGTGCACCATGATGATGGTCATGGTCAT GATCGATTTTCAATGGTTGATCCGTCTGCAACAAAGGGCAAAGGCTCGTGCAGCAATAGTTGGGATTCACTTAAAGACTCAGCTGGAAATGAGCGACCATCAAGCGCTAAAAGACATCAAAGTCCAAAGGCTCCTTCTTCTTTGCTGTCGGACGGTTCTTCCTTACCCATCGACGTTTCGTCATTTTCTGTTCATGTTAGCGAGGCAGACAACCTTTACAATACTGGAAATCATCAAAATGGCCCTGATGGAAATCATCAAAATGGCCctgaaaaaccagaaaataaaatacCTGGAGTTAGACTGGATATCTGCAAGGTCAAAAGTGCAGGGGCAGTGACACTGAAACCTTCTGTATATGCTAAAAACAGAGAAATACGAAAAGCTTCTTTGCAAAAGAGTTCTGAAATATTGAGGCCTGGAATGGTTCTTTTGAAGAATCATATTAATCATGCAGAGCAG ATGAAAATCATTAAGGTCTGCCGAGACCTTGGCTTGGGTGCTGGGGGATTTTATAAACCTTGTTTCGGAAATGGAGGTAAGATGAATCTGCAGATGATGTGCCTTGGCATGGACTGGGACCCTGAAAGAAAAGTATATGATTATCGACGATCAGTGGATGATGCAATACCCCCTAGCGTTCCAGATGAGTTCAAACAGATCGTCAAAAGGGCAGTCACGGAGTCTCATGCTCTtataaaagaaaaacacaaaaaatgCAATCCAGCAGACGTGATTCCTTCGATGCAACCAGATATCTGCATCATCAATTTCTACTCAAAAACTGGCACGCTTGGTCTCCATCAG GACAAAGATGAGACGGAAGAAAGCCTTGATAAAGGTTTGCCTGTTGTGTCCATCTCAATTGGTGATTCAGCAGAATTCCTGTATGGAGAGCATGGAGATGTTGAAGGAGCAAATAAAGTAATCTTGGAATCAGGGGATGTACTGATATTTGGTGGTAAATCCAGACATATATTTCATGGTGTAAAGTCGATTCTTCCAGATACAGCACCAAAAGCTTTGGTCGCTGAAGCCAATCTCCGTCCAGGGCGGCTCAACCTAACCTTCAGAAAATACTGA